In a single window of the Halobaculum lipolyticum genome:
- a CDS encoding electron transfer flavoprotein subunit alpha/FixB family protein, translating to MSDVLAVADHRRGELRDVSFEIVRAGRELAADLGGDLHVAVIAGDVDGFADRLSLEGVDTVHTVDAGEEFNHDLYAGATAALFEELAPTALLMPNSVNGLDYAPAVANRLDLPLVADAVGLSYDDGLEATREMYGSKVATTVEVSEEPVAVTVRGGEWPAVEDAADVAVEPFDYEFDEATSGARVQGFEEVGAGDVDIADAEFLVSVGRGIEEEENLELIEELVEATGATLSSSRPIVDNGWLPKNRQVGQSGKQVTPDVYLAIGISGAVQHVAGMKGAETIIAINTDPNAPIFDIADYGIVGDLFDVVPALTEQFE from the coding sequence GCTTCGAGATCGTTCGCGCCGGCCGCGAACTGGCCGCCGACCTCGGCGGCGACCTCCACGTCGCGGTGATCGCCGGCGACGTCGACGGCTTCGCGGACCGGCTCTCGCTGGAGGGCGTCGACACGGTCCACACCGTCGACGCCGGCGAGGAGTTCAACCACGACCTGTACGCCGGCGCGACGGCCGCGCTGTTCGAGGAACTGGCGCCGACGGCGCTGCTCATGCCCAACTCGGTCAACGGCCTGGACTACGCGCCGGCGGTCGCGAACCGCCTCGACCTCCCGCTCGTCGCCGACGCGGTCGGGCTGTCGTACGACGACGGGCTGGAGGCGACCCGCGAGATGTACGGCTCGAAGGTCGCCACGACCGTCGAGGTGAGCGAGGAGCCGGTCGCCGTCACCGTCCGCGGCGGCGAGTGGCCCGCCGTCGAGGACGCCGCCGACGTCGCCGTCGAGCCGTTCGACTACGAGTTCGACGAGGCGACCTCCGGCGCCCGCGTGCAGGGGTTCGAGGAGGTCGGCGCCGGCGACGTCGACATCGCCGACGCCGAGTTCCTCGTCTCCGTCGGCCGCGGCATCGAGGAGGAGGAGAACCTCGAACTGATCGAGGAACTCGTCGAGGCGACCGGCGCGACGCTGTCGTCCTCGCGCCCCATCGTCGACAACGGGTGGCTCCCGAAGAACCGGCAGGTCGGCCAGTCGGGCAAGCAGGTGACGCCCGACGTCTACCTCGCCATCGGCATCTCCGGCGCCGTCCAGCACGTCGCCGGGATGAAGGGCGCCGAGACGATCATCGCGATCAACACCGACCCGAACGCCCCCATCTTCGACATCGCGGACTACGGGATCGTGGGCGACCTGTTCGACGTGGTGCCGGCGCTCACCGAGCAGTTCGAGTAG
- a CDS encoding ATPase domain-containing protein, producing the protein MPTDLSFTRVSSGVPGLDTLLNGGFVEGRMYLAIGRPGTGKTTFGMRFLRTGLDHDENTLFIHGEESKGDLLRNASAIGVDLSGAEFLDVGPESEFFAESQSYDVVDPQDVETTDMIADIREAIETRDPDRVLIDPITQLQYIEPTEYQFRKRIIAFMRFLKGRGTTVVATKTPGAKMDEQLKSLSDGVIALEYGEEGRRISVPKHRGVGQQSGTHGLEIREDGPDVYPSLVPDNHRRAFEPTQLSSGVDNLDTLLGGGLEQGTVTILSGPSGIGKSTTATEFMHTAATEGDGALAYLFEESLETFSYRAETFDVPISRLREEGRLSVEVIEPLTQSPEQFGELVRSQVAATEARLVVIDGTEGYRTAIKGDEGMIDLRRKLHALTKYLTNMNVSVILIDERSEVTGLPRPTSSNLSYLADNIVFQNYFERDGELRRVVGVLKKRVGGFEPTLRRFDITNDGLVVGDPLRNVGGVLSGTLEWSADAEQPSG; encoded by the coding sequence GTGCCAACTGATCTGTCGTTCACTCGTGTTTCGAGTGGGGTCCCGGGACTCGACACACTACTCAACGGGGGGTTCGTGGAGGGGCGGATGTATCTCGCCATCGGGAGACCGGGGACGGGAAAGACGACGTTCGGGATGCGGTTCCTGCGGACCGGACTCGACCACGACGAGAACACGTTGTTCATCCACGGCGAGGAGTCGAAAGGCGACCTCCTGCGCAACGCGTCGGCGATCGGTGTCGACCTCTCGGGGGCCGAGTTCCTCGACGTCGGTCCGGAGTCGGAGTTCTTCGCCGAGTCGCAGTCGTACGACGTCGTCGACCCACAGGACGTCGAGACGACCGACATGATCGCCGACATCCGCGAGGCCATCGAGACTCGCGACCCCGACCGCGTTCTCATCGACCCGATCACGCAGCTCCAGTACATCGAGCCGACGGAGTACCAGTTCCGCAAGCGGATCATCGCATTCATGCGGTTTCTCAAGGGACGCGGCACCACCGTCGTCGCGACGAAGACGCCGGGCGCGAAGATGGACGAACAGCTCAAGTCGCTGAGCGACGGGGTCATCGCGCTGGAGTACGGCGAGGAGGGACGACGGATCAGCGTCCCGAAACACCGGGGTGTCGGTCAGCAGAGCGGCACTCACGGGCTGGAGATCCGCGAAGACGGTCCCGACGTCTACCCATCGTTGGTCCCCGACAATCACCGGAGGGCGTTCGAACCGACGCAACTCTCCTCGGGAGTCGACAACTTGGATACGCTGCTGGGTGGCGGTCTCGAACAGGGGACGGTGACCATCCTCAGCGGTCCGTCGGGGATCGGGAAGTCGACGACGGCCACGGAGTTCATGCACACGGCGGCGACCGAAGGCGACGGGGCGCTCGCGTACCTCTTCGAGGAGTCGCTGGAGACGTTCAGCTACCGGGCGGAGACGTTCGACGTCCCGATCTCCCGGCTCCGAGAGGAGGGTCGGCTCTCGGTCGAGGTGATCGAACCGCTGACGCAGTCGCCCGAGCAGTTCGGCGAACTGGTTCGATCGCAGGTCGCTGCGACGGAGGCCCGCCTCGTCGTGATCGACGGGACCGAGGGGTACCGGACGGCGATCAAAGGCGACGAGGGGATGATCGACCTGCGGCGCAAGCTCCACGCGCTGACCAAATACCTCACCAACATGAACGTCTCGGTGATCCTCATCGACGAACGCAGCGAGGTCACGGGGCTCCCGCGCCCCACGAGTTCGAACCTCAGCTACCTCGCCGACAACATCGTCTTTCAGAACTACTTCGAGCGGGATGGAGAACTCCGGCGTGTCGTCGGCGTCCTGAAAAAGCGGGTGGGTGGCTTCGAGCCGACGCTGCGGCGCTTCGATATCACCAACGACGGGCTCGTCGTCGGCGACCCGTTGCGGAACGTGGGCGGCGTGCTCTCCGGGACGCTCGAGTGGTCAGCCGACGCCGAACAGCCGTCGGGATGA